One genomic segment of Pseudomonas sp. p1(2021b) includes these proteins:
- a CDS encoding aldehyde dehydrogenase family protein, whose amino-acid sequence MVAGLLERLGVAAEAYTQGDYPVHTPIDGSQIASVKLLGKAETTARIDQAQKAFEAWRSVPAPRRGELVRLFGEVLRAHKAELGELVSIEAGKITQEGLGEVQEMIDICDFAVGLSRQLYGLTIASERPGHHMRESWHPLGVVGVISAFNFPVAVWAWNTALALVCGNAVVWKPSEKTPLTALACQALFEKALKAFGDAPEGLSQLVIGGREAGEALVDDPRVPLVSATGSTRMGREVGPRVAARFGRSILELGGNNAMILAPSADLDLAVRGILFAAVGTAGQRCTTLRRLIVHRSIKDEVVARVKAAYGKVRIGDPRKDNLVGPLIDKQSFDAMQGALAKARDEGGQVFGGERQLASEYPNAYYVSPAIAEMPGQSDVVRHETFAPILYVLAYDDFEEALRLNNEVPQGLSSCIFTTDIREAERFQSASGSDCGIANVNIGTSGAEIGGAFGGEKETGGGRESGSDAWKGYMRRQTNTVNYSRELPLAQGIVFD is encoded by the coding sequence ATGGTCGCTGGATTGCTCGAGCGCCTTGGCGTTGCCGCCGAGGCTTACACCCAGGGTGACTACCCTGTTCACACGCCGATCGACGGCAGCCAGATCGCCTCGGTGAAACTGCTCGGCAAGGCTGAGACCACCGCGCGCATCGACCAGGCGCAAAAAGCCTTCGAGGCCTGGCGCAGCGTGCCGGCCCCGCGTCGCGGTGAACTGGTGCGTCTGTTCGGTGAGGTGCTGCGTGCGCACAAGGCCGAACTGGGCGAGCTGGTGTCCATCGAGGCCGGCAAGATCACCCAGGAAGGCCTGGGCGAAGTCCAGGAGATGATCGACATCTGCGACTTCGCCGTCGGCCTGTCGCGCCAGCTGTACGGCCTGACCATCGCTTCCGAGCGCCCGGGCCACCACATGCGTGAGTCCTGGCACCCGCTGGGCGTGGTTGGTGTGATCAGCGCCTTCAACTTCCCGGTTGCGGTCTGGGCCTGGAACACCGCGTTGGCGCTGGTGTGCGGCAACGCCGTGGTGTGGAAACCGTCCGAAAAGACTCCATTGACCGCCCTGGCTTGCCAGGCGCTGTTCGAAAAAGCCCTGAAAGCCTTTGGCGATGCACCTGAAGGCCTGAGCCAATTGGTGATCGGTGGCCGTGAAGCCGGCGAAGCCCTGGTGGACGACCCACGCGTACCGCTGGTGAGCGCCACCGGCAGCACCCGCATGGGGCGCGAAGTCGGCCCGCGCGTCGCGGCGCGTTTCGGGCGCAGCATCCTCGAGCTGGGTGGCAACAACGCCATGATTCTGGCCCCGAGCGCCGACCTCGACCTGGCCGTGCGCGGCATCCTGTTCGCTGCGGTCGGTACCGCCGGCCAACGCTGCACCACCCTTCGTCGCCTGATCGTGCACCGCTCCATCAAGGATGAGGTGGTTGCCCGTGTCAAAGCCGCCTACGGCAAGGTACGCATCGGTGACCCACGCAAGGACAACCTGGTCGGCCCGCTGATCGACAAGCAGTCCTTCGACGCCATGCAAGGTGCGCTGGCCAAGGCTCGCGACGAAGGCGGGCAGGTGTTCGGCGGCGAGCGCCAGCTGGCCAGCGAATACCCGAACGCCTACTACGTTTCGCCGGCCATCGCCGAGATGCCGGGCCAGAGCGACGTGGTGCGCCACGAGACCTTCGCCCCGATCCTCTACGTGCTGGCCTATGACGACTTCGAAGAGGCCCTGCGCCTGAACAACGAAGTGCCGCAAGGCCTGTCCTCGTGCATCTTCACCACCGACATCCGCGAGGCTGAACGCTTCCAGAGCGCTTCGGGCAGCGACTGCGGCATCGCCAACGTCAACATCGGCACCAGCGGTGCGGAGATCGGTGGCGCCTTCGGCGGCGAGAAGGAAACCGGCGGTGGCCGTGAGTCCGGCTCGGATGCCTGGAAAGGCTACATGCGTCGGCAGACCAACACCGTGAACTACTCGCGCGAGCTGCCGCTGGCGCAGGGGATCGTGTTCGACTGA
- a CDS encoding LysR substrate-binding domain-containing protein, whose protein sequence is MSRQLPPLYALRAFEAAARLSSFTRAGEELSITQSAVSRHIRTLEEHFACRLFVRNGRSLQLTEAARVLLPGVRDGFSALERACDTLRGEDDILRMKAPSTLTMRWLLARLSQFRHQQPGNEVQLTSAWMDVDHVDFNQEPFDCAVLLSDGVFPADWEVRRLFSELLIPVGAPDLLKDGPWDERRLAGIELLHPTPDKRDWRAWLARMGLADKVSLKGGQVFDTLELGMIAAARGYGISMGDLLMVAEDVAQGRLSLPWPTAVPSGMDYYLVWPRTRPGGERLRRLSAFLQEEAAAMNLPDVRILEGQSRDKPAPTASVQFS, encoded by the coding sequence ATGTCCCGTCAGCTTCCCCCGCTGTATGCGTTGCGCGCATTCGAAGCCGCTGCCCGGCTGAGCTCGTTCACCCGGGCCGGCGAGGAGCTGTCCATTACCCAGAGTGCGGTCAGCCGGCACATCCGTACCCTGGAGGAGCACTTCGCCTGCCGCCTGTTCGTGCGCAACGGGCGCAGCCTGCAGCTCACCGAGGCGGCGCGGGTACTGCTGCCAGGTGTACGCGATGGCTTCAGCGCGCTGGAGCGGGCCTGCGATACCTTGCGCGGCGAGGACGACATCCTGCGCATGAAGGCCCCTTCGACCCTGACCATGCGTTGGCTGTTGGCGCGCCTGAGCCAGTTCCGCCACCAGCAGCCGGGCAACGAAGTGCAGCTGACCAGTGCCTGGATGGATGTGGACCACGTGGACTTCAACCAGGAGCCCTTCGATTGCGCGGTGCTGCTCAGCGACGGGGTGTTTCCGGCCGACTGGGAAGTACGGCGGCTGTTTTCAGAGTTGTTGATTCCGGTGGGGGCGCCCGACCTGCTCAAGGACGGGCCCTGGGACGAACGGCGCCTGGCGGGTATCGAGCTGCTGCATCCCACGCCCGATAAGCGCGACTGGCGTGCCTGGCTGGCGCGCATGGGGCTTGCCGACAAGGTCTCGCTCAAGGGTGGGCAGGTGTTCGATACCCTGGAGCTGGGCATGATCGCGGCGGCACGTGGCTATGGCATCTCCATGGGCGATTTGCTGATGGTTGCCGAGGATGTCGCCCAGGGGCGGTTGAGCCTGCCGTGGCCGACGGCTGTGCCCAGTGGCATGGATTACTACCTGGTGTGGCCACGCACACGGCCTGGGGGAGAGCGGTTGCGCCGGTTGAGTGCATTCCTGCAGGAAGAGGCTGCGGCGATGAACCTGCCGGATGTGCGCATTCTCGAGGGCCAATCGCGGGACAAGCCCGCTCCCACAGCAAGCGTACAGTTCTCGTGA
- a CDS encoding NorM family multidrug efflux MATE transporter, translated as MHVAPTTELKALLRLAGPLIASQLAHMLMVLTDTLMMARISPQALAGGGLGAASYSFVSIFCLGVIAAVGTLVAIRQGAGDVPGATRLAQNGLWLAWGLALVAGLVLWNLEPALLLFGQKPENVASAMEFLTLLPLALPGYLTFMALRGFTSALGRSTPVMVISLVGTVLNYLFNHALIEGMFGLPKLGLMGIGLVTAVVSMGMAIALALYIRWHKAYADYPLRKGLSRPSLPALRELWRLGLPIGGTYMVEVGLFAFAALCMGVLGSTELAAHQIALQIVSTAFMVPTGLSYAVTMRVGLYYGAGNLLAARSAGRVGIGFGAMIMFAFAALFWLLPEALVALFIDRNDPAFAAIFQLAVSLLMVAAWFELFDGMQTIAMGSIRGLKDAKTTFLIGLCCYWLVGAPSAWLFTFTLGGGAVGVWWGLALGLACAAVALTIGFEWRTRRLLGKAQKAAAEVVSV; from the coding sequence ATGCACGTCGCGCCCACCACCGAACTCAAGGCTCTGCTGCGCCTGGCCGGCCCGCTGATCGCCTCGCAGTTGGCGCACATGCTGATGGTGCTGACCGACACCCTGATGATGGCCCGCATCAGCCCCCAGGCCCTGGCCGGTGGCGGCCTGGGCGCGGCCAGCTATTCGTTCGTGTCGATCTTCTGCCTGGGCGTGATTGCCGCAGTCGGCACATTGGTCGCCATTCGCCAGGGCGCAGGCGATGTGCCCGGCGCGACCCGGCTGGCGCAGAACGGCCTTTGGCTGGCCTGGGGCCTGGCCCTGGTGGCCGGGCTGGTGCTGTGGAACCTGGAGCCGGCCCTACTGCTGTTCGGCCAGAAGCCCGAGAACGTCGCCTCGGCCATGGAATTCCTCACCCTGCTGCCTCTGGCCCTGCCCGGCTACCTGACGTTCATGGCCTTGCGCGGCTTCACCAGCGCCCTGGGCCGTTCGACGCCGGTGATGGTGATCAGCCTGGTGGGCACGGTGCTCAACTACCTGTTCAACCACGCCTTGATCGAAGGCATGTTCGGCCTGCCCAAGCTGGGCCTGATGGGCATCGGCCTGGTCACCGCCGTGGTGTCCATGGGCATGGCCATCGCCCTGGCGCTGTATATCCGCTGGCACAAGGCCTATGCCGACTACCCGCTGCGCAAGGGCCTGTCGCGGCCCTCGCTGCCGGCGCTGCGCGAGCTGTGGCGCCTGGGCCTGCCGATCGGCGGCACCTACATGGTGGAGGTCGGCCTGTTCGCCTTCGCCGCCCTGTGCATGGGTGTGCTGGGCAGCACAGAGCTGGCGGCACATCAGATCGCCCTGCAGATCGTCTCCACGGCGTTCATGGTGCCGACGGGGCTGTCCTATGCCGTGACCATGCGCGTGGGCTTGTACTACGGTGCAGGCAACCTGTTGGCAGCACGCAGTGCCGGGCGGGTGGGGATCGGCTTCGGGGCGATGATCATGTTCGCCTTCGCGGCGCTGTTCTGGCTGCTGCCTGAGGCACTGGTGGCGTTGTTCATCGACCGGAACGACCCGGCCTTCGCGGCGATCTTCCAGCTGGCCGTGAGCCTGTTGATGGTGGCGGCCTGGTTTGAGTTGTTCGATGGCATGCAAACCATCGCCATGGGCTCGATCCGTGGCCTGAAGGACGCTAAGACCACCTTCCTCATCGGCCTGTGCTGCTACTGGCTGGTGGGCGCGCCCAGCGCCTGGCTGTTCACCTTCACCCTCGGTGGTGGTGCGGTGGGCGTGTGGTGGGGCCTGGCATTGGGGCTGGCCTGTGCGGCGGTGGCGCTGACCATCGGCTTCGAGTGGCGGACCCGGCGGTTGCTGGGCAAAGCGCAGAAGGCAGCAGCGGAAGTAGTGTCGGTTTGA
- a CDS encoding NAD(P)/FAD-dependent oxidoreductase, producing MSELRQECLWEFITKPTVATQALAGEHKADVCVIGGGITGLSAAIHLLEQGKTVILLEAWKIGHGGSGRNVGLVNAGTWIRPDDVEATLGLQQGSRLNKVLGEAPAEVFAMIERLGIDCQAQHKGTLHMAHNATGIADLEARHAQWSRRGADVELLTGARCQEYCGTDKISAALLDRRAGTINPMGYTQGLAAAVVRLGGQLFQQSSVQGLERDGDGWRVNTARGSVRADKVVISTGAYTEGEWSNLQKHFFRGYYYQVASKPLQGAAADKVLPHGQGSWDTRTVLSSIRRDDQGRLLLGSLGRVDNKPAWFVRSWADRIQSHYYPELGKVEWEMHWTGCIDFTPDHLMRLFEPAPGLVAVTGYNGRGNTTGTVIGRAFAEFLLKDDPDSLPIPFSPMKPVSAPSLRTAFYESGFSLYHAGQCLRVVL from the coding sequence ATGTCCGAACTGCGTCAAGAATGTCTGTGGGAATTCATCACCAAGCCAACCGTCGCCACCCAGGCCCTGGCCGGTGAGCACAAGGCCGATGTCTGCGTGATCGGCGGTGGCATCACGGGCCTGTCGGCGGCGATCCACCTACTCGAACAGGGCAAGACGGTGATCCTGCTCGAGGCCTGGAAGATCGGCCACGGTGGTTCCGGACGCAACGTCGGCCTGGTCAACGCCGGCACCTGGATCCGCCCCGACGACGTCGAGGCGACCCTTGGCCTGCAACAGGGCAGCCGCCTGAACAAGGTGCTCGGTGAGGCCCCCGCCGAAGTGTTCGCCATGATCGAGCGCCTGGGCATCGACTGCCAGGCCCAGCACAAGGGCACCCTGCACATGGCGCACAATGCCACCGGCATCGCCGACCTGGAGGCCCGCCATGCCCAGTGGAGCCGACGCGGCGCCGACGTCGAACTGTTGACCGGCGCGCGGTGCCAGGAATATTGCGGCACCGACAAGATTTCCGCCGCGCTGCTCGACCGCCGCGCCGGCACCATCAACCCCATGGGCTACACCCAAGGCCTGGCCGCCGCCGTGGTACGCCTGGGCGGCCAGCTGTTCCAGCAATCCTCCGTCCAGGGCCTGGAGCGCGATGGCGACGGCTGGCGGGTGAACACCGCTCGCGGCTCGGTACGTGCCGACAAGGTGGTGATTTCCACCGGCGCGTACACCGAAGGCGAGTGGAGCAACCTGCAGAAGCACTTCTTCCGGGGTTATTACTACCAGGTCGCGTCCAAGCCCTTGCAAGGCGCCGCGGCGGACAAGGTCCTGCCCCACGGCCAAGGCTCCTGGGACACCCGTACCGTGCTCAGCAGCATTCGCCGCGACGACCAGGGCCGCCTGTTGCTGGGCAGTTTGGGCCGGGTCGACAACAAGCCGGCCTGGTTCGTGCGCAGCTGGGCCGACCGCATCCAGAGCCATTACTATCCGGAATTGGGCAAGGTCGAGTGGGAGATGCACTGGACCGGCTGCATCGACTTCACCCCCGATCACCTGATGCGCCTGTTCGAGCCGGCTCCTGGCCTGGTGGCGGTGACCGGCTACAACGGCCGCGGCAACACCACCGGCACGGTGATCGGCCGAGCGTTTGCCGAATTCCTGCTCAAGGATGACCCGGACAGCCTACCGATCCCGTTCTCGCCGATGAAGCCGGTGAGTGCGCCCTCGTTGCGTACCGCGTTCTATGAGTCCGGGTTCTCGCTGTACCACGCGGGCCAGTGCCTGCGGGTAGTGCTGTAA
- the ycaC gene encoding isochorismate family cysteine hydrolase YcaC, which produces MTPFTYNRLDKNNAAVLLVDHQAGLLSLVRDIEPDRFKNNVLALADLAKYFNLPTILTTSFEQGPNGPLVPELKAMFPDAPYIARPGQINAWDNEDFVKAVKATGKKQLIIAGVVTEVCVAFPALSALEEEFDVFVVTDASGTFNEMTRDAAHDRMSRAGAQLMTWFGVACELHRDWRNDIEGLGTLFSNHIPDYRNLMTSYSTLAAK; this is translated from the coding sequence ATGACCCCATTCACCTACAACCGCCTGGACAAGAACAACGCCGCCGTTCTGCTGGTCGACCACCAGGCTGGCCTGCTCTCGCTGGTACGGGACATCGAGCCGGACCGCTTCAAGAACAACGTGCTCGCCCTGGCTGACCTGGCCAAGTACTTCAACCTGCCCACCATCCTCACCACCAGCTTCGAGCAAGGCCCCAACGGCCCGCTGGTGCCGGAGCTCAAGGCGATGTTCCCGGACGCCCCCTACATCGCCCGCCCTGGCCAGATCAATGCCTGGGACAACGAGGACTTCGTCAAGGCCGTGAAGGCCACCGGCAAGAAGCAGCTGATCATCGCTGGCGTAGTGACCGAAGTGTGCGTGGCCTTCCCGGCGCTGTCGGCCCTGGAGGAAGAGTTCGACGTGTTCGTGGTCACCGATGCCTCCGGCACCTTCAACGAGATGACCCGCGACGCCGCCCACGACCGTATGAGCCGCGCAGGTGCGCAACTGATGACCTGGTTCGGCGTGGCCTGTGAGCTGCATCGCGACTGGCGCAACGACATCGAAGGCCTGGGTACCCTGTTCTCCAACCACATCCCGGACTACCGCAACCTGATGACCAGCTACAGCACGCTGGCCGCCAAGTAA
- a CDS encoding LysR family transcriptional regulator — MSKRLVPSMTALQCFEAAARHLSFTRAAEELHLTQSAVSKQVAQLEEMLRHHLFLRIRRRLQLTPAGSLYLAEVNKILTQVDMSSRYVLTYGEQTEVLKVATQPSFGVRWLIPHLKGFGKRHPNIHLDIRNEMEPFSLLQGSADAVFFYGQGTWPGATCVELFGEEVVPVCAPELLQGRTLHDASELAELVLLQSTSRPEAWHEWFLEQRLHTDDSYHGPRFDTFYMALSAAQAGCGVALVPRYLVSKELAEGSLVVAWDYAMKSPGAHYLAFAEHAAEVPKVRALVEWVREQLQG, encoded by the coding sequence ATGTCCAAACGCCTGGTGCCATCGATGACTGCCCTGCAGTGCTTCGAGGCCGCTGCCCGTCACCTGAGCTTCACCCGTGCCGCCGAGGAACTGCACCTGACCCAGAGCGCGGTCAGCAAGCAGGTGGCGCAGCTCGAGGAAATGCTCCGTCACCATCTGTTCCTGCGCATCCGCCGGCGCCTGCAACTGACGCCTGCAGGCTCACTGTACCTGGCCGAGGTCAACAAGATTCTCACCCAGGTGGACATGTCCAGCCGCTACGTACTGACCTACGGCGAGCAGACCGAAGTCTTGAAGGTAGCCACCCAGCCGAGTTTCGGCGTGCGCTGGTTGATCCCGCACTTGAAAGGGTTCGGCAAGCGCCACCCCAACATCCACCTCGACATCCGCAACGAGATGGAGCCTTTCTCCCTGCTCCAAGGCTCGGCCGACGCGGTGTTCTTCTATGGCCAGGGCACCTGGCCGGGCGCCACCTGCGTAGAGCTGTTCGGCGAGGAAGTGGTGCCGGTGTGTGCCCCAGAGCTGTTGCAGGGGCGGACCTTGCACGATGCCAGCGAACTGGCCGAACTGGTGCTGCTGCAAAGTACCTCGCGACCCGAGGCCTGGCATGAATGGTTCCTGGAGCAGCGCTTGCACACCGACGACAGCTACCACGGGCCGCGCTTCGACACCTTCTACATGGCGCTGAGCGCAGCCCAGGCCGGTTGTGGCGTGGCCCTGGTGCCGCGCTACCTGGTGAGCAAGGAGCTGGCCGAGGGCAGCCTGGTGGTGGCCTGGGACTATGCGATGAAGAGCCCCGGGGCCCATTACCTGGCCTTTGCCGAACATGCGGCGGAGGTGCCGAAGGTGCGGGCATTGGTGGAGTGGGTTCGGGAGCAATTGCAGGGCTGA
- a CDS encoding VOC family protein translates to MPAHDFVSPDSIRAQFSAAMSLMYKQEVPLYGTLLELVSEINQQVMTQQPTVAEALRWTGEIERLDQERHGAIRVGTAEELATIARLFAVMGMEPVGYYDLSSAGVPVHSTAFRAVHEQSLHISPFRVFTSLLRLELIDNPQLRELAQGILAKRKIFTPRALELIAQCERDGGLGAADAEAFVQEALHTFRWHQDATVTAEQYQQLHDQHRLIADVVAFKGPHINHLTPRTLDIDAIQLGMPAKGIPPKAVVEGPPTRRHPILLRQTSFKALQEKVAFSDAQGSHTARFGEIEQRGAALTPKGRQLYDRLLDATRAALGGVPAEANAERYMALLAEHFAEFPDDLAQMREQGLAYFRYFATEKGLAERDQQGRPTTLQGLIDAGHVHFEALVYEDFLPVSAAGIFQSNLGDDTQADYGSNANRAAFEAALQMKVQDELALYAQSEQRSLQACAQALNLGAL, encoded by the coding sequence ATGCCCGCCCATGATTTCGTCAGCCCCGACAGCATCCGTGCGCAGTTCTCTGCCGCCATGTCGCTCATGTACAAACAGGAAGTGCCCCTGTACGGCACGCTGCTGGAGCTGGTGAGCGAAATCAACCAGCAGGTGATGACCCAGCAGCCCACGGTCGCCGAGGCCCTGCGCTGGACCGGTGAGATCGAGCGCCTCGACCAGGAGCGCCATGGCGCCATCCGTGTCGGCACCGCCGAGGAGCTGGCGACCATCGCCCGGCTGTTCGCGGTCATGGGCATGGAGCCGGTGGGCTACTACGACCTGAGCTCAGCCGGCGTGCCGGTGCATTCCACCGCCTTCCGCGCCGTGCATGAACAGTCGCTGCACATCAGCCCGTTCCGCGTGTTCACTTCCCTGCTGCGCCTGGAGCTGATCGACAACCCGCAACTGCGCGAGCTGGCCCAGGGCATCCTGGCCAAGCGCAAGATCTTCACCCCACGGGCCCTTGAACTGATCGCCCAATGCGAGCGCGACGGTGGCCTGGGCGCTGCCGATGCCGAGGCCTTCGTCCAGGAAGCACTGCACACCTTCCGCTGGCACCAGGACGCCACGGTGACCGCCGAGCAATATCAGCAGTTGCACGATCAGCATCGCCTGATCGCCGATGTGGTGGCCTTCAAAGGCCCGCACATCAACCACCTGACCCCGCGCACCCTGGACATCGACGCCATCCAGCTGGGCATGCCGGCCAAGGGCATCCCGCCCAAGGCGGTGGTCGAAGGCCCGCCCACCCGCCGTCACCCGATCCTGCTGCGCCAGACCAGTTTCAAAGCCCTGCAAGAAAAGGTCGCCTTCAGCGACGCGCAAGGCAGCCATACGGCACGCTTCGGCGAGATCGAACAGCGTGGCGCGGCGCTGACGCCCAAGGGGCGTCAGCTCTATGACCGCCTGCTCGACGCCACCCGCGCCGCCCTGGGCGGCGTGCCGGCCGAGGCCAATGCCGAACGCTATATGGCGCTGCTGGCCGAGCACTTCGCCGAGTTTCCCGATGACCTGGCGCAGATGCGCGAGCAAGGGCTGGCGTACTTCCGTTACTTCGCGACCGAAAAGGGCTTGGCCGAGCGTGATCAGCAGGGCCGTCCAACCACCTTGCAGGGCTTGATCGACGCCGGCCATGTGCACTTCGAGGCGTTGGTGTACGAAGATTTCTTGCCGGTGAGCGCAGCGGGGATCTTCCAGTCCAACCTGGGCGACGATACCCAGGCCGACTATGGCAGCAATGCCAACCGCGCTGCCTTCGAAGCAGCGCTGCAGATGAAGGTGCAGGATGAGCTGGCCTTGTATGCCCAGAGCGAGCAGCGGTCGCTGCAGGCCTGTGCCCAGGCGCTGAACCTGGGCGCTTTGTAA
- a CDS encoding mechanosensitive ion channel family protein has translation MLAFIQSSPLLLGACLVLLDLLLWQLIPVERRACRITARLVIFLLFSWVLLTAGLSPLQPAPWPDDVPRNLVATLLEIAWWLFGARTVTVVFGLLLVARGGHGGRLLQDVLGALIFLAAVVAAAAYVMQLPVKGLLATSGVMAIVIGLALQSTLADVFSGIVLNTTRPYQIGDSISIDGTEGKVLDIDWRATRLLTGTGSLAVVPNSVVAKARLLNFSRPADVHGVSISVVVPAKVRPKRVFDALEKALQGTSALLATPKPKVTVKASTLESVEYEASGFVASMERKTEVRNQLFDLAHRHLEASGVMWNVDLALPPRSRQRDLLDEVRVFRSLTSEERDALSQRMTAVEYLADQVILGVGEQSDHLLVIGSGVISASIRDGERLVEAGRMGPGEVLGIEGLTDDEASFAEFRTLTGCLLYRIDKEQVRSCLVKRGEVQSALTKLQRFRRQSRESLLLQKPPEVKKGGFLSWLHK, from the coding sequence ATGCTGGCCTTCATCCAGTCCTCACCGCTGCTGCTCGGCGCCTGCCTGGTACTTCTGGACCTGCTGCTGTGGCAACTGATCCCGGTGGAGCGCCGGGCCTGTCGCATCACGGCCCGGCTGGTGATCTTCCTGCTGTTCAGCTGGGTCTTGCTCACCGCGGGCCTGAGCCCGTTGCAACCTGCGCCCTGGCCGGACGATGTGCCGCGTAACCTGGTCGCCACCCTGCTGGAGATCGCCTGGTGGCTGTTCGGCGCGCGCACGGTCACGGTGGTGTTCGGCCTGCTGCTGGTGGCGCGAGGCGGCCATGGTGGGCGTTTACTGCAGGACGTGCTGGGCGCGTTGATCTTTCTCGCGGCGGTGGTGGCCGCGGCAGCCTACGTGATGCAGCTGCCGGTCAAAGGGTTGCTGGCCACCTCCGGCGTCATGGCCATCGTCATCGGCCTGGCGTTGCAGAGCACCCTGGCGGACGTGTTCTCCGGCATCGTGCTGAACACCACGCGGCCCTACCAGATCGGCGACTCGATCTCCATCGATGGCACCGAAGGCAAGGTATTGGACATCGACTGGCGCGCCACGCGGCTGCTCACCGGCACTGGCAGCCTGGCCGTGGTGCCCAATTCAGTGGTGGCGAAAGCCAGGCTGCTCAATTTCAGCCGTCCGGCGGATGTGCATGGGGTATCGATCAGTGTGGTGGTGCCGGCCAAGGTACGGCCCAAACGGGTATTCGATGCTTTGGAAAAGGCGCTGCAGGGCACCAGCGCGTTGCTGGCCACGCCCAAGCCCAAGGTCACGGTAAAAGCCTCGACCCTCGAATCGGTGGAGTACGAGGCCAGCGGCTTCGTCGCCAGCATGGAACGCAAGACCGAGGTGCGTAACCAGTTGTTCGACCTGGCCCACCGCCATCTGGAAGCCAGCGGCGTGATGTGGAACGTCGACCTCGCCCTGCCGCCGCGCAGCCGCCAGCGGGATCTGCTCGACGAGGTACGGGTGTTCCGCTCGTTGACCAGCGAAGAGCGCGACGCCCTGAGCCAACGCATGACAGCCGTGGAGTACCTGGCCGACCAGGTGATCCTCGGCGTGGGCGAGCAATCCGACCATTTGCTGGTGATCGGCAGCGGCGTGATCTCGGCGTCGATCCGCGATGGCGAGCGCCTGGTCGAGGCCGGACGCATGGGACCGGGCGAGGTGCTGGGGATCGAAGGGTTGACCGACGACGAGGCGTCCTTCGCCGAGTTCCGCACGCTGACCGGTTGCCTGCTCTACCGCATCGACAAGGAGCAGGTACGCAGCTGCCTGGTCAAGCGTGGCGAGGTGCAGTCGGCACTGACCAAGCTGCAGCGGTTCCGCCGTCAGAGCCGGGAATCACTGTTGCTGCAAAAGCCGCCGGAAGTGAAGAAAGGCGGGTTCCTGAGCTGGTTGCACAAGTAG